The following are from one region of the Microbacterium sp. BK668 genome:
- a CDS encoding carboxymuconolactone decarboxylase family protein has product MIVTPPPVDGAEGHVAEMYRNDLASDGFVYSHTRLMAINPEAHDAFEALVQAVVPSIGVRNYELATLAAARAIRSPHCLLAHGRKALRAEALDEGQLEKVARDYADAGLSEADVALMRFAERLSTDAASMTDADAQTLRDAGFTDRQIVDIALAAGARNFFSRVLQALAVPVEDVPGLSPALTEALLSPLDRG; this is encoded by the coding sequence ATGATCGTCACGCCGCCCCCCGTCGATGGTGCTGAGGGCCACGTCGCCGAGATGTACCGCAACGACCTGGCCTCGGACGGCTTCGTCTACAGCCACACCCGCCTCATGGCGATCAACCCGGAGGCCCATGACGCCTTCGAGGCGCTCGTGCAGGCGGTCGTTCCGTCGATCGGCGTGCGCAACTACGAGCTCGCGACACTCGCGGCGGCGCGAGCCATCCGGTCTCCGCACTGCCTCCTGGCCCACGGGCGGAAGGCGCTGCGCGCCGAGGCGCTCGACGAGGGCCAGCTGGAAAAGGTGGCCCGCGACTACGCCGACGCGGGGCTCAGCGAGGCGGACGTCGCCCTCATGCGATTCGCCGAGCGGCTGTCGACGGATGCCGCGTCCATGACGGACGCCGATGCGCAGACGCTCCGGGACGCGGGCTTCACCGACCGGCAGATCGTCGACATCGCCCTGGCAGCGGGGGCGCGCAACTTCTTCAGCCGCGTGCTTCAGGCGCTCGCAGTGCCCGTGGAGGATGTGCCGGGGCTGAGCCCGGCGCTGACGGAGGCGCTCCTCTCACCCCTCGACCGAGGCTGA
- a CDS encoding DNA-formamidopyrimidine glycosylase family protein, which produces MPESPEVQVLAEFLADRLVGRTVEDVDVIEFRSVKTRGRSPETLRGAQVTGAERFGKHVDLRLGDQHLLVTLGRHGWIRLRERGESAGTDPEAPPALATLALDDGAVIEATDAGDWVSLGLSVVDSPTDVAAVAKLGPDPASPDFGRDAFDRAVRGRRKQIKAILQEQESLSGIGNAYSDEILHAAKVSPVAHAATLDDDALDRVFTETVETVRGAIAARRGIPIDQLKAAKVAAMRVHGRAGETCPVCGDTIRDFRFGGTTAEYCPTCQTAGVEL; this is translated from the coding sequence ATGCCGGAGTCTCCAGAGGTGCAGGTCCTGGCCGAGTTCCTCGCGGATCGGCTGGTCGGCCGCACGGTGGAGGACGTCGACGTCATCGAGTTCCGCAGCGTCAAGACCCGCGGACGCTCACCGGAGACCCTGCGAGGCGCCCAGGTCACGGGGGCCGAGCGGTTCGGGAAGCACGTCGACCTGCGCCTCGGCGATCAGCACCTGCTCGTGACGCTCGGGCGTCACGGCTGGATACGCCTGCGCGAGCGCGGCGAGTCGGCCGGGACCGATCCCGAGGCGCCGCCGGCGCTTGCGACCCTCGCCCTGGACGACGGGGCGGTGATCGAGGCGACCGACGCCGGAGACTGGGTGAGCCTGGGCCTCTCGGTCGTGGACTCTCCGACCGACGTCGCCGCGGTCGCGAAGCTCGGTCCCGATCCGGCGAGCCCCGACTTCGGTCGCGATGCCTTCGACAGGGCTGTGCGGGGACGCCGGAAGCAGATCAAGGCGATCCTGCAGGAGCAGGAGTCCCTGTCCGGCATCGGCAACGCCTACTCCGACGAGATCCTCCACGCCGCGAAGGTCTCGCCGGTCGCGCACGCCGCGACACTCGACGACGACGCACTCGACCGCGTCTTCACGGAGACCGTCGAGACGGTGCGGGGGGCGATCGCGGCGCGCCGGGGCATCCCGATCGACCAGCTGAAGGCCGCGAAAGTCGCGGCGATGCGGGTGCACGGCCGTGCAGGGGAGACGTGTCCCGTCTGCGGCGACACGATCCGCGACTTCAGGTTCGGAGGTACGACGGCCGAGTACTGCCCGACCTGTCAGACCGCCGGCGTCGAACTCTGA
- a CDS encoding DUF1345 domain-containing protein, whose protein sequence is MSTVPAHATVLARGIVSLAAGIAVGVWVGLVLDAWAGILAGWGAVAATSVVWVLVLVWPMDAAATRAHARSEDPGRPLARIIAVLGSCASLVAVGIVLLQTGRIAPPESYLLALIAVLAVAASWALIQVDYMLRIAAEYYSDPVGGIDFNQAEDPMYSDFAYFAFGLGMTYQVADTNVRTNRIRKLVLGQTLLAYLFGAVILATVINLVTGLG, encoded by the coding sequence ATGTCGACGGTCCCGGCCCATGCGACGGTCCTCGCGCGGGGGATCGTCTCGCTCGCCGCGGGAATCGCGGTCGGGGTCTGGGTGGGACTCGTACTGGATGCGTGGGCCGGGATCCTCGCCGGCTGGGGGGCCGTCGCGGCCACGAGCGTCGTGTGGGTCCTGGTGCTCGTGTGGCCGATGGATGCCGCGGCGACGAGGGCGCACGCCCGGAGCGAGGATCCGGGCCGTCCCCTCGCCCGGATCATCGCCGTGCTGGGCAGCTGCGCGAGCCTTGTCGCCGTCGGGATCGTGCTGCTGCAGACGGGGAGGATCGCCCCGCCGGAGTCCTACCTCCTGGCGCTCATCGCAGTGCTCGCCGTCGCGGCATCCTGGGCCCTCATCCAGGTGGACTACATGTTGCGCATCGCAGCAGAGTACTACTCGGATCCCGTCGGGGGAATCGACTTCAACCAGGCGGAGGATCCGATGTACTCGGATTTCGCCTACTTCGCGTTCGGACTGGGCATGACGTACCAGGTCGCCGACACGAACGTGCGCACGAACAGAATCCGCAAGCTCGTGCTCGGTCAGACGCTGCTGGCCTACCTGTTCGGCGCCGTGATCCTGGCGACCGTCATCAACCTCGTGACCGGACTCGGCTGA
- a CDS encoding biotin carboxylase N-terminal domain-containing protein — MFDSVLIANRGEIACRIIATLRRLGIRSIAVYSDADASARHVHLADEAVRLGPAMAAQSYLDTGRVIAAARRTGAQAIHPGYGFLAENAAFARACEDAGIVFIGPRPDAIAVMGDKITAKLAVQERGVPTVPGIARAGLTDDELIAASSDVGYPLLIKPSAGGGGKGMHVVTGADGLAGALASARREAAASFGDDTLFLERYVQNPRHIEVQVLADAHGSVIHLGERECSLQRRHQKVIEEAPSPLLDAATRARIGEAACETARSVGYLGAGTVEFIVSADRPEEFFFMEMNTRLQVEHPVTEQVTGVDLVEQQLRIASGEGLALGQDDVRLSGHSIEARVYAEDPRAGFLPTGGRVASARHPSGDGIRVDTALEDGLDVSSDYDPMLAKIIAWGPDRDEARRRLVRALDETAVFGVTTNVEFLRLLLELPAVAAGDLDTGLIARELEGLAFAETQDATWAEAALLLDAVARSDEATDPWRRRDGWRLGQPAPRVYRLREEGGRTAVARICGTGESLSVRVDDGAAQRASVRLGERAQVVLDGVARSFPAFALPDEVEFTRDGATFRVRVVDADHGADDSADDQPHLDSPMPGAVVAVPVHQGARVEAGEAVVVVEAMKMEHVVRAAVAGTVDLHVQVGDQVSRGQTLATVTPHVE; from the coding sequence ATGTTCGACTCCGTGCTCATCGCCAACCGCGGCGAGATCGCCTGCCGCATCATCGCCACGCTGCGCCGCCTCGGAATCCGCTCCATCGCGGTGTACTCCGACGCGGATGCCTCGGCCCGTCACGTGCACCTCGCCGACGAAGCCGTCCGCCTCGGTCCCGCGATGGCGGCGCAGAGCTACCTCGACACGGGCAGGGTCATCGCCGCCGCTCGCCGCACCGGTGCGCAGGCGATCCACCCGGGCTACGGGTTCCTCGCCGAGAACGCCGCCTTCGCGCGAGCCTGCGAGGACGCCGGCATCGTGTTCATCGGGCCCCGCCCCGACGCGATCGCGGTCATGGGCGACAAGATCACGGCGAAGCTCGCCGTCCAAGAGCGCGGCGTGCCCACCGTGCCCGGCATCGCGCGCGCCGGTCTGACCGACGACGAGCTGATCGCGGCATCCTCCGACGTCGGCTACCCCCTCCTCATCAAGCCGTCGGCGGGCGGAGGAGGCAAGGGCATGCACGTCGTCACCGGCGCCGACGGACTCGCCGGCGCCCTGGCGTCCGCCCGCCGCGAGGCGGCAGCGAGCTTCGGCGACGACACGCTCTTCCTCGAGCGGTACGTGCAGAACCCGCGTCACATCGAGGTGCAGGTGCTGGCCGACGCGCACGGCTCGGTCATCCACCTCGGCGAGCGCGAGTGCTCGCTGCAGCGCCGGCATCAGAAGGTCATCGAAGAGGCGCCGTCGCCGCTTCTGGATGCCGCGACCCGCGCGCGCATCGGCGAGGCCGCGTGCGAGACGGCGCGGTCGGTCGGCTACCTCGGAGCCGGAACCGTCGAGTTCATCGTCTCGGCCGATCGTCCCGAGGAGTTCTTCTTCATGGAGATGAACACGCGGCTGCAGGTCGAGCATCCCGTGACGGAGCAGGTGACCGGGGTCGACCTCGTCGAGCAGCAGCTGCGGATCGCGTCGGGCGAGGGGCTCGCCCTCGGCCAGGACGATGTGAGGCTGAGCGGCCACAGCATCGAGGCCCGCGTCTACGCGGAGGATCCGCGAGCGGGATTCCTGCCGACGGGTGGGCGCGTCGCCTCTGCCCGGCATCCCTCCGGCGACGGCATCCGGGTCGACACCGCGCTGGAGGACGGTCTCGACGTCTCGAGCGACTACGACCCGATGCTCGCGAAGATCATCGCGTGGGGGCCTGACCGCGACGAGGCGCGGCGGCGACTCGTGCGCGCGCTGGATGAGACGGCCGTCTTCGGTGTGACGACGAACGTGGAGTTCCTGCGCCTGCTGCTCGAGCTTCCGGCGGTCGCCGCGGGCGATCTCGACACGGGCCTCATCGCGCGCGAGCTCGAGGGCCTCGCGTTCGCCGAGACGCAAGACGCGACGTGGGCCGAGGCGGCGCTGCTGCTCGACGCCGTCGCCCGTTCGGACGAGGCGACCGATCCGTGGCGACGACGAGACGGCTGGCGGCTCGGACAGCCGGCGCCCCGCGTCTACCGGCTGCGCGAGGAGGGCGGTCGCACCGCGGTCGCCCGGATCTGCGGCACCGGGGAGTCGCTCTCGGTGCGCGTGGACGACGGGGCCGCGCAGCGCGCGAGCGTGCGCCTCGGCGAGCGTGCGCAGGTCGTGCTCGACGGCGTGGCACGGTCATTCCCCGCCTTCGCGCTCCCCGACGAGGTCGAGTTCACACGCGACGGGGCGACGTTCCGGGTGAGGGTGGTGGATGCCGATCACGGCGCGGATGACAGCGCCGACGATCAGCCCCACCTCGACTCGCCGATGCCCGGGGCCGTCGTGGCGGTCCCGGTTCATCAGGGGGCGCGCGTCGAGGCGGGGGAGGCCGTCGTCGTGGTCGAGGCCATGAAGATGGAGCACGTCGTGCGCGCCGCGGTCGCCGGCACCGTCGACCTCCATGTGCAGGTGGGCGATCAGGTCTCCCGGGGCCAGACCCTCGCAACGGTGACCCCCCACGTGGAGTGA
- a CDS encoding glycosyltransferase family 2 protein, giving the protein MTFRSDRAAVTIIVPGYEVAAYADEALDSLRAQSRDDWAAILVDDASTDGTTDIFADAAAADPRFRLVRHEERRGLAAARNTGLDLVETPLVGFLDADDLYTATALERLVGTLDETGSDFAAGAYVRLRPDGERGYATGAVQPWVAAATDPERRATTIDRHPAASANIVAWSKVSRVEFWRRTGIRFPVGRLYEDQVVAQRMYAAARAFDVVPDVVVHWRERADGSSITQGRDALPVLREYLDGMWGGIAELDRAGHRAAVQERVHLILAMDLPPLVRIARDHPDDAYRRALGAFTRDLWARGVASVRLDDDAEHLAAAARLW; this is encoded by the coding sequence GTGACCTTCCGGAGCGACCGCGCCGCGGTCACGATCATCGTGCCGGGATACGAGGTCGCCGCGTACGCGGACGAAGCACTCGACTCGCTGCGGGCGCAGTCCCGGGACGATTGGGCGGCGATCCTCGTCGACGACGCGTCGACCGACGGGACGACGGACATCTTCGCGGATGCCGCGGCCGCCGATCCGCGTTTCCGCCTCGTACGCCACGAGGAGCGCCGCGGTCTCGCGGCGGCGCGAAACACCGGGCTCGACCTCGTCGAGACGCCGCTCGTCGGGTTCCTCGACGCCGACGACCTGTACACCGCGACGGCACTGGAGCGACTCGTCGGGACACTGGACGAGACCGGCAGCGACTTCGCCGCGGGCGCGTACGTCCGGCTCCGGCCCGACGGCGAGAGGGGCTACGCGACCGGCGCCGTCCAGCCGTGGGTGGCCGCCGCGACCGACCCGGAGAGACGGGCGACGACCATCGACCGGCACCCCGCGGCATCCGCGAACATCGTCGCGTGGTCGAAGGTGAGCCGTGTCGAGTTCTGGCGTCGCACCGGCATCCGCTTCCCGGTCGGTCGGCTGTACGAGGACCAGGTGGTGGCTCAGCGCATGTACGCAGCGGCGCGGGCCTTCGACGTCGTGCCCGACGTCGTCGTGCACTGGCGGGAGCGGGCCGACGGCAGCTCCATCACGCAGGGCCGGGACGCGCTGCCCGTGCTCCGCGAGTATCTCGACGGGATGTGGGGCGGCATCGCCGAGCTCGATCGCGCGGGGCACCGCGCCGCCGTCCAGGAGCGCGTGCACCTCATCCTCGCGATGGATCTCCCGCCGCTCGTCCGCATTGCGCGGGATCACCCCGACGACGCCTATCGCCGCGCGCTCGGCGCGTTCACGCGCGACCTCTGGGCCCGCGGCGTCGCATCGGTCCGACTCGACGACGATGCCGAGCATCTCGCCGCCGCCGCGCGCCTGTGGTGA
- a CDS encoding ABC transporter ATP-binding protein, whose product MGRGGGGHGGGASGGVAFRGVDIEAQKRLNAEAPRIPDLGRRVIALFRPYLGRLLFTGFLVVAGAAIAVVPPLLVQRIFDDALFPVDGAPPDIPLLIRLVLAMIALFLLSAALGVVQTYFTATVGNSVTGDLRVKLFDHLQAMELAFYTRTKTGVIQSRLQNDVGGVSGVLTNTVTSILGNLVTVIASLIAMIIIDWRLTLIAVVIMPFLVLVQRRVGQVRARIAGETQESLSELSAITQETLSVSGILLSKSFNRQRTESARYDDENRNQVRLQVRRAMSGQGFFAVVQVIMSSVPAVIYLVAGYLITGSVDSTITAGTIVAFTTVQARLLMPLMGLMRVALDLQTSAALFARIFEYLDLVPAIRDRPGAMPVARAPGPVGRIEFRDVVFRYPDAAPDARPTLDGISFTADPGEHVAFVGPSGAGKTTVLYLTPRMYEASAGSVLFAGADVRDLTQESIIDKVGIVSQETYLFHATIRDNLRYAKPDATDAELEAACRAANIHHIIERFELGYDTIVGERGYRLSGGEKQRIAIARVLLKDPPVLLLDEATSALDTVSERVVQEALDAAARGRTTLSIAHRLSTVIGADVIHVVDAGRIVESGTHAELIARDGLYAELAAQQLAASKILETEAAEAHADHPERRADRAPDTPAEAALARTAPVRVLEEAPRDRWPDAGAR is encoded by the coding sequence ATGGGACGCGGCGGAGGAGGCCACGGGGGCGGGGCCTCCGGCGGCGTCGCCTTCCGCGGCGTCGACATCGAGGCGCAGAAGCGGCTCAACGCCGAGGCCCCGCGGATCCCGGATCTCGGCAGGCGCGTCATCGCGCTCTTCCGGCCGTACCTCGGGCGGCTCCTGTTCACCGGCTTTCTCGTCGTGGCGGGCGCCGCGATCGCCGTCGTGCCTCCGCTCCTCGTGCAGAGGATCTTCGACGACGCGCTGTTCCCTGTCGACGGGGCGCCCCCCGACATCCCGCTCCTCATCCGGCTCGTCCTGGCCATGATCGCGCTGTTCCTGCTGTCGGCGGCTCTGGGCGTGGTGCAGACCTACTTCACCGCGACCGTGGGCAACAGCGTCACGGGCGACCTCCGCGTCAAGCTCTTCGACCACCTCCAGGCGATGGAGCTGGCGTTCTACACGCGGACGAAGACCGGCGTCATCCAATCCCGTCTCCAGAACGACGTCGGCGGGGTCTCCGGGGTGCTCACCAACACCGTGACGAGCATCCTGGGCAACCTCGTGACGGTGATCGCGTCGCTCATCGCGATGATCATCATCGATTGGCGGCTCACGCTGATCGCCGTCGTGATCATGCCGTTCCTCGTGCTCGTGCAGCGGCGGGTCGGGCAGGTGCGCGCGCGCATCGCGGGCGAGACGCAGGAGTCGCTCTCCGAGCTCTCCGCCATCACGCAGGAGACGCTGAGCGTCTCGGGCATCCTGCTGTCGAAGTCCTTCAACCGGCAGCGCACCGAGTCGGCGCGCTACGACGACGAGAACCGCAACCAGGTGCGCCTGCAGGTGCGGCGCGCGATGAGCGGGCAGGGCTTCTTCGCCGTCGTGCAGGTGATCATGTCGTCGGTCCCTGCCGTCATCTACCTCGTCGCGGGCTACCTCATCACGGGGAGCGTCGACTCGACCATCACAGCCGGCACGATCGTCGCGTTCACGACGGTGCAGGCGCGCCTGCTCATGCCGCTCATGGGACTCATGCGGGTCGCGCTCGACCTGCAGACCTCTGCGGCGCTGTTCGCCCGCATCTTCGAGTACCTCGATCTCGTGCCCGCGATCCGCGACCGGCCGGGCGCGATGCCCGTCGCCCGGGCCCCCGGGCCCGTGGGCAGGATCGAGTTCCGCGACGTGGTGTTCCGCTACCCGGATGCCGCGCCCGACGCGCGTCCGACGCTGGACGGCATCTCCTTCACGGCCGACCCGGGCGAGCACGTCGCCTTCGTCGGGCCGTCGGGGGCGGGCAAGACGACGGTCCTCTACCTGACGCCTCGGATGTACGAGGCATCCGCGGGCTCGGTCCTGTTCGCGGGTGCCGACGTGCGAGACCTCACCCAGGAGTCGATCATCGACAAGGTGGGGATCGTCTCCCAGGAGACGTACCTCTTCCACGCGACGATCCGCGACAACCTCCGCTACGCCAAGCCCGACGCGACCGACGCCGAGCTGGAGGCCGCGTGCCGGGCCGCCAACATCCACCACATCATCGAGAGGTTCGAGCTCGGCTACGACACGATCGTGGGGGAGCGGGGCTACCGATTGTCCGGCGGCGAGAAGCAGCGGATCGCGATCGCGCGCGTACTGCTGAAGGACCCGCCCGTGCTGCTCCTCGACGAGGCCACCTCGGCCCTCGACACCGTGTCGGAGCGGGTCGTGCAGGAGGCGCTGGATGCCGCGGCCCGCGGCCGCACGACTCTGTCGATCGCGCATCGGCTCTCGACCGTGATCGGGGCCGACGTCATCCACGTCGTCGACGCGGGGCGCATCGTGGAGTCGGGGACGCACGCCGAGCTCATCGCCCGCGACGGGCTCTACGCGGAGCTGGCGGCTCAGCAGCTCGCCGCGTCGAAGATTTTGGAGACCGAGGCGGCCGAAGCGCACGCCGACCACCCCGAGCGCCGGGCGGACCGCGCGCCGGACACGCCCGCCGAGGCGGCCCTCGCGCGCACGGCGCCCGTCCGCGTGCTCGAAGAGGCGCCGCGCGACCGCTGGCCCGACGCTGGAGCCCGCTGA
- a CDS encoding type 1 glutamine amidotransferase domain-containing protein yields MADLGGKRVAFLVTDGYEDSELTSPWEAVRGAGATATLVSPADGSITGKNGHEQRVDLAVRDADPAQFDALVLPGGVVNADAIRMDEPSIAFARSFFEQHKPVGVICHGPWLLIEAGVVDGRTITSWPSLKTDLTNAGADWVDEEVVVDDGLVSSRKPDDLPAFNAKVIEEIGEGEHEGQTA; encoded by the coding sequence ATGGCCGATCTCGGCGGCAAGCGCGTCGCATTCCTCGTCACGGACGGGTACGAAGACAGCGAGCTCACCTCCCCGTGGGAAGCGGTGAGGGGCGCCGGTGCGACAGCCACCCTCGTCTCTCCCGCGGACGGCTCGATAACGGGCAAGAACGGGCACGAGCAGCGGGTGGACCTGGCGGTCCGCGACGCAGACCCGGCGCAGTTCGATGCGCTGGTCCTCCCCGGCGGAGTCGTCAACGCCGATGCGATCCGCATGGACGAGCCCTCCATCGCGTTCGCACGCAGCTTCTTCGAGCAGCACAAGCCGGTCGGGGTCATCTGCCACGGGCCCTGGCTGCTCATCGAAGCGGGCGTCGTCGACGGGCGGACGATCACGAGCTGGCCGAGCCTCAAGACCGACCTCACGAACGCGGGCGCCGACTGGGTGGATGAGGAGGTCGTCGTCGACGACGGCCTCGTCTCCAGTCGCAAGCCGGACGACCTCCCCGCATTCAACGCGAAGGTCATCGAAGAGATCGGCGAGGGCGAGCACGAGGGTCAGACGGCCTGA
- a CDS encoding cysteine desulfurase family protein, with protein sequence MLYFDNAATTPVRPEVLEAMMPFLTRWFGNASSHHTVGEAAAEALADARRRVARVLGLRAGDVVFTSGGTEADNLAVKGIALAAQQQRGARHFVTTPIEHEAILESGEYLARVHGFEVTHVPVDRYGRVSADAVASALRDDTALVSIGYANNEVGTVQDVAAIAEVARRRGIPFHVDAVQAAGWLPLSAAELGFDAVSIAGHKLGAPKGTGALGVRGRIPLEPLLHGGGQERGRRSGTEDVAGAVGLATALDLAEDERLESAARVGALRDAFVARVLADVPSARLTGDPVHRLPGTASFTFEGTSGEAVLLELERRGVVSSSGSACAAGSDEPSHVLLAMGVAPEVAQTAVRFTFPHTLEASLDVVAAAVEASVAAVRSGA encoded by the coding sequence GCAACGCATCCAGCCACCACACCGTCGGGGAGGCGGCGGCCGAGGCGCTCGCCGACGCTCGTCGGCGCGTCGCCCGCGTGCTCGGCCTGCGGGCGGGGGACGTCGTCTTCACGTCCGGCGGCACGGAAGCCGACAACCTCGCGGTCAAGGGCATCGCGCTCGCGGCACAGCAGCAGCGCGGCGCGCGGCACTTCGTCACGACGCCGATCGAGCACGAGGCGATCCTCGAGTCGGGCGAGTACCTCGCCCGGGTGCACGGCTTCGAGGTGACGCACGTGCCGGTCGACCGGTACGGGCGCGTGTCGGCGGATGCTGTCGCCTCAGCACTCCGAGACGACACCGCGCTCGTCAGCATCGGGTACGCCAACAACGAAGTGGGGACCGTCCAGGACGTCGCGGCGATCGCCGAGGTCGCGCGGCGGCGCGGCATCCCGTTCCACGTCGATGCCGTACAAGCGGCGGGCTGGCTGCCCCTGTCGGCCGCCGAGCTCGGGTTCGACGCCGTGTCGATAGCCGGGCACAAGCTCGGCGCGCCGAAGGGCACGGGAGCGCTCGGGGTGCGGGGACGCATCCCGCTGGAGCCCTTGCTGCACGGCGGCGGCCAGGAGCGCGGGCGGCGAAGCGGCACCGAGGACGTCGCCGGGGCCGTCGGGCTCGCGACGGCCCTCGACCTCGCCGAGGACGAGCGGCTCGAGTCGGCCGCGAGGGTCGGCGCGCTGCGCGATGCCTTCGTGGCACGGGTCCTCGCCGACGTGCCGAGCGCGCGGCTCACCGGCGATCCCGTCCACCGCCTGCCCGGGACCGCGAGCTTCACCTTCGAGGGGACCAGCGGCGAGGCGGTCCTCCTCGAACTCGAGCGCCGCGGCGTCGTGTCGTCGAGCGGATCCGCGTGCGCCGCAGGCAGCGACGAGCCGTCGCACGTCCTGCTCGCCATGGGCGTCGCGCCGGAGGTCGCGCAGACCGCTGTCCGCTTCACCTTCCCCCATACGCTCGAAGCGTCGCTGGACGTCGTGGCCGCCGCCGTGGAGGCATCCGTCGCCGCTGTACGATCGGGCGCGTGA
- a CDS encoding DHA2 family efflux MFS transporter permease subunit, translated as MAAIETSPGTGTVPAAARTSTGLRPEESRVIWLLLAAAFVAILNETTMGVAIPHLITDLGITALQAQWLTTAFMLTMAVVIPITGFLLQRFTTRQVYIAAMSLFSLGTLIALLSPGYPLLVAARVVQASGTAIMMPLLMTTLMTVVPPHQRGRMMGRVSVVISLAPAIGPTLSGFLLDTLSWRWIFGIVLPIALVALAVGARWIHNLGETRRAPIDVPSVILSAFGFGGIVYGLSQIGGSVSHGGTAAEAAASTVATVSLIVALSVGVIALALFIWRQLRLQRADNALLDLRVFRSLNFSLSMAQMGLLSIAFFGVITVTPLYLQSVLGVSALETGLVALPGALIMGLTGPIIGRVYDRWGTRVLLVPGTFLASGLLWFYTTFDENTSIWTVAVAQTLLSLGLAMSFTPLFTASLASLQPRFYSYGSAVVGTVQQVAGAAGIALMIAILSAVEAAQLDAGVAEAAAGAAGAHAAYLVGAIVSLPLLVGAFLIRKPADQPAGAAPVAH; from the coding sequence TTGGCAGCCATCGAAACTTCACCGGGGACCGGCACGGTCCCCGCCGCCGCGCGCACCTCGACGGGCCTGCGTCCCGAGGAGAGCCGGGTCATCTGGCTTCTGCTGGCCGCCGCATTCGTCGCGATCCTCAACGAGACGACGATGGGCGTCGCGATCCCGCATCTCATCACCGATCTCGGGATCACCGCACTCCAGGCCCAGTGGCTCACGACGGCGTTCATGCTCACGATGGCGGTCGTCATCCCGATCACGGGCTTCCTGCTGCAGCGCTTCACGACGCGGCAGGTCTACATCGCGGCGATGAGCCTGTTCTCGCTCGGCACGCTCATCGCTCTGCTGTCGCCGGGATATCCGCTGCTCGTGGCCGCACGCGTCGTGCAGGCGTCGGGCACGGCGATCATGATGCCGCTGCTCATGACGACCCTCATGACGGTCGTCCCGCCTCATCAGCGCGGTCGCATGATGGGCCGGGTCAGCGTCGTCATCTCCCTCGCGCCGGCCATCGGGCCCACGCTCTCCGGGTTCCTGCTCGACACGCTCAGCTGGCGATGGATCTTCGGCATCGTCCTTCCGATCGCCCTCGTGGCGCTCGCGGTGGGCGCCCGTTGGATCCACAACCTCGGTGAGACGCGTCGCGCCCCCATCGACGTGCCGTCGGTCATCCTGTCGGCCTTCGGCTTCGGCGGCATCGTCTACGGGCTGAGCCAGATCGGCGGCTCGGTGTCCCACGGCGGCACCGCGGCCGAGGCGGCGGCGAGCACGGTCGCGACCGTCTCGCTCATCGTCGCGCTCTCCGTCGGCGTGATCGCGCTCGCGCTGTTCATCTGGCGGCAGCTGCGCCTGCAGAGGGCAGACAACGCGCTGCTCGACCTCCGCGTCTTCCGGTCGCTCAACTTCTCCCTGTCGATGGCGCAGATGGGTCTGCTCTCGATCGCCTTCTTCGGCGTCATCACGGTCACGCCGCTCTACCTGCAGAGCGTGCTCGGCGTCTCGGCCCTCGAGACGGGTCTGGTGGCTCTCCCGGGCGCCCTCATCATGGGGCTCACGGGCCCGATCATCGGCCGCGTCTACGACCGCTGGGGAACCCGCGTCCTGCTCGTGCCGGGCACCTTCCTGGCGAGCGGCCTGCTGTGGTTCTACACGACCTTCGACGAGAACACGTCGATCTGGACGGTCGCCGTCGCCCAGACCCTCCTGTCGCTGGGGCTCGCGATGTCGTTCACGCCGCTGTTCACCGCGTCGCTCGCCTCGCTGCAGCCGAGGTTCTACTCCTACGGCTCGGCGGTCGTCGGCACGGTCCAGCAGGTCGCGGGAGCAGCGGGCATCGCGCTCATGATCGCGATCCTGTCCGCGGTCGAGGCGGCACAGCTCGACGCCGGGGTCGCCGAGGCCGCGGCGGGCGCCGCGGGCGCACATGCCGCCTACCTCGTCGGCGCGATCGTCTCGCTTCCGCTTCTCGTCGGTGCGTTCTTGATCCGCAAGCCGGCAGATCAGCCCGCGGGCGCCGCTCCTGTCGCCCACTGA